A stretch of Aureispira sp. CCB-E DNA encodes these proteins:
- a CDS encoding GLPGLI family protein: MKSLFASVLLLLLISPAFSQNTEGTIHYTETIQLDINLEELKNLPEEMKAQIPTEQSSQNVLTFHPEASLYTNSPEETEQDISYQDGDSDIDFEIKMEVPESAYFYNIKNRSSIESRELFGKKFLIGETKPEKWKITKETKEILGYTCTKATTTSSEDGETVEAWFTNAIPVEVGPSSFHGLPGAILSVRMKDGTYKIDATKVEFKKVDRKEIVAPKKGKKVTAAQFKEIVEQKQKEMADEYGGDGNIIIQTETIER, from the coding sequence ATGAAGTCATTATTTGCAAGCGTACTTTTATTATTATTAATCAGTCCAGCTTTTTCACAAAATACAGAAGGAACCATCCATTATACAGAAACCATACAATTAGATATCAATTTAGAGGAATTAAAAAACCTTCCAGAAGAAATGAAGGCACAAATACCAACAGAGCAGTCTTCTCAAAATGTACTAACCTTTCATCCAGAGGCATCTTTGTATACCAATAGTCCAGAAGAGACAGAGCAAGATATATCCTATCAAGATGGGGATTCAGATATTGATTTTGAAATAAAAATGGAAGTTCCAGAAAGTGCTTATTTCTACAACATTAAGAATCGATCTTCTATAGAAAGCCGAGAGCTATTTGGAAAAAAATTCCTAATTGGCGAAACCAAACCTGAAAAATGGAAAATAACAAAAGAAACAAAGGAAATATTGGGTTATACCTGTACTAAAGCTACCACAACTTCTTCAGAAGATGGAGAAACGGTAGAAGCTTGGTTTACTAATGCTATTCCTGTAGAAGTGGGACCTAGTAGTTTTCATGGGTTACCTGGTGCAATTCTAAGTGTCCGTATGAAAGATGGTACCTATAAGATTGATGCGACTAAAGTAGAATTTAAAAAAGTAGATCGAAAAGAAATTGTCGCCCCTAAAAAAGGTAAAAAAGTAACGGCTGCTCAATTCAAAGAAATTGTAGAACAAAAACAAAAAGAAATGGCGGATGAATATGGTGGAGATGGCAATATTATTATTCAAACCGAAACAATTGAACGATAA
- a CDS encoding outer membrane beta-barrel protein: protein MKCIFFTTCFLCLSFFGYGQNYYGLSATLTDENATELVGATVLLLNLPDSTMEEYALTNEKGIFKITAPKRTNYLLKISYMGYEDYEKILDLNQKMDLGTIVLKEKSELLESIEVVEERIPIRMNGDTLEYSADAFETQEHDNVEALLKKLPGVQVERDGTIKAQGETVDRILVDGKEFFGDNPEVAMKNLPADAINKVQVYDRKSEMAEFSGVDDGVEKKTINLTLKEDKKHGFFGHLEGGYGYSVPDQFEATSENHRYLGNVSLNYFNPKVRLSTIGAINNINEESFSFMDYINLMGGIQSMMSGGSLNLEISEDDPLGALLMNNQEGIAQTIGGGVNFNWFISNKTEWSTHYFYSILNREKDAYNFSRSVNLNQFFIRNSWLNSTVQAGNHNLNSTFTHEFDPTQDLKFEIRFKWNDAASNRQTREQSFGGNNQLLNEIDQGYNQKQLGWGLNSNVLYRKKFKKKGRVLMSNLVFGYSKDNQTSTNISTTNLYNDGGSLQLVDSLNQDQLVLGNQQIYGAEFSFIEPLGKRNFLDIKLVGMLNLDTKDRQVYDIEHGNNLINSALSNLFQKEYNYQTLTARFQRNQKPYTITIEAALQRSFLKGIFTNGQADLARTYYYPLGAIALDYKISNSSNLDFRYQTRIKEPQIQQLQPIINNNSPLALYIGNPNLNPEYHHEIDIQYNLFEQFSFTSFFANASFTVLQNQIVDNQVIDENLRIRYQPENTTVGYQGRLYLSFSRPIKVLGIKFNIGVNAEVNQRTSQINAVANEELTQRYTFKASLENRKKKIVDAIVGTRIDFNKSAFSINNSLNTSYLNYVAYSDVKVTIAKKWNINTSFDYKIYADPSFAENIYIPMWSAGISRTFLDANQLKIELRVFNILDQQLSVRRISQNDMILESRANTLGRYIMLSARYKITQVGAKNPDDGIQLIEE from the coding sequence ATGAAATGTATCTTTTTTACAACCTGCTTTTTATGCCTATCTTTTTTTGGGTATGGACAAAATTATTACGGATTATCAGCAACCTTGACAGATGAAAATGCAACAGAATTAGTTGGTGCAACGGTCTTGCTATTAAATTTACCAGACTCTACCATGGAGGAATATGCACTGACCAATGAAAAGGGAATTTTCAAAATAACAGCACCTAAAAGAACGAATTACCTGTTGAAAATTAGTTACATGGGGTATGAAGATTATGAAAAGATACTGGACTTGAACCAAAAAATGGACTTGGGAACTATTGTTTTGAAAGAAAAAAGTGAGTTGCTAGAATCTATAGAGGTCGTTGAAGAACGTATTCCTATTCGTATGAATGGGGACACGCTAGAGTATAGTGCAGATGCTTTTGAAACACAAGAACACGATAATGTAGAAGCGTTGCTAAAAAAATTGCCAGGGGTGCAGGTCGAACGTGATGGAACGATCAAGGCGCAGGGAGAAACAGTAGATCGAATCTTAGTCGATGGAAAAGAGTTTTTTGGAGATAATCCTGAAGTGGCAATGAAAAATTTGCCTGCTGATGCGATTAATAAAGTTCAGGTTTATGATCGAAAATCAGAGATGGCTGAGTTTTCTGGTGTGGATGATGGTGTTGAAAAAAAGACCATTAACCTAACCCTAAAAGAAGATAAAAAGCATGGTTTTTTTGGACACTTAGAAGGTGGATATGGTTACTCTGTTCCAGATCAGTTTGAAGCTACTTCAGAAAACCATCGTTATTTGGGCAATGTAAGTTTGAATTATTTTAATCCAAAAGTGCGCTTGTCTACCATTGGGGCAATTAATAATATCAATGAGGAAAGTTTTAGCTTTATGGATTATATTAATTTGATGGGAGGCATTCAATCCATGATGTCTGGTGGAAGCCTTAATTTGGAAATTAGTGAAGATGATCCTTTAGGAGCTTTATTGATGAATAATCAAGAAGGAATCGCACAAACAATTGGTGGAGGCGTCAATTTTAATTGGTTTATTAGTAATAAAACAGAATGGAGCACCCATTATTTTTATAGTATTCTAAATCGAGAAAAGGATGCGTATAATTTTTCGAGATCCGTCAATCTCAATCAGTTTTTTATTCGTAATAGTTGGCTTAATAGTACTGTTCAAGCAGGAAATCACAACCTTAATTCGACTTTTACGCATGAGTTTGACCCAACACAAGACTTAAAATTTGAGATAAGGTTCAAATGGAATGATGCTGCATCTAATCGCCAGACAAGAGAACAGAGTTTTGGTGGAAACAACCAGTTGCTTAATGAAATTGATCAAGGTTATAACCAAAAACAATTGGGATGGGGGTTAAACTCTAACGTACTGTATCGAAAAAAATTCAAGAAAAAAGGACGAGTATTAATGTCAAATTTGGTGTTTGGTTATAGCAAAGACAATCAAACAAGTACCAATATTTCGACAACTAATTTGTACAATGATGGTGGTAGTTTACAATTGGTCGATTCTCTGAATCAGGATCAACTGGTGCTGGGCAATCAGCAAATTTATGGAGCTGAATTTTCTTTTATAGAGCCGCTCGGTAAACGAAACTTTTTAGATATTAAGTTGGTCGGAATGTTGAATTTAGATACAAAAGATCGGCAAGTATATGATATTGAGCATGGAAATAATCTAATCAATTCCGCATTGAGCAATCTATTTCAAAAAGAATACAATTACCAAACCCTAACAGCACGTTTCCAACGGAATCAAAAGCCCTATACCATTACAATAGAAGCCGCTTTGCAACGCAGTTTCCTCAAAGGAATTTTTACCAATGGTCAAGCTGATTTAGCAAGAACTTATTATTATCCATTGGGCGCAATTGCTCTAGATTATAAAATTAGTAACTCAAGTAATTTGGATTTTCGTTATCAAACAAGGATAAAAGAGCCTCAAATACAACAGTTACAACCAATTATTAATAATAATAGTCCTTTAGCTTTGTATATTGGTAATCCTAATTTAAATCCAGAGTACCACCACGAAATAGATATTCAATACAACTTATTTGAACAATTCTCATTTACTTCATTTTTTGCAAATGCTTCTTTTACAGTATTACAAAATCAGATTGTAGACAATCAGGTAATTGATGAAAACTTGCGAATACGTTACCAACCAGAAAATACAACGGTGGGATATCAAGGGCGATTGTACTTGAGTTTTAGTCGACCAATCAAAGTCTTGGGAATCAAGTTTAATATAGGAGTAAATGCTGAAGTGAATCAACGAACAAGTCAAATTAATGCAGTTGCTAACGAGGAGTTGACGCAGCGGTATACATTTAAAGCAAGTTTAGAAAATCGTAAAAAGAAAATAGTTGATGCAATCGTTGGAACTCGAATAGACTTCAATAAAAGTGCGTTCTCAATTAATAATTCACTCAATACAAGTTATCTCAACTATGTTGCTTATAGCGATGTAAAAGTGACTATTGCAAAAAAATGGAACATCAATACAAGTTTTGATTATAAGATATATGCTGACCCTTCTTTTGCGGAGAACATATACATTCCAATGTGGTCAGCGGGAATTAGCCGAACGTTTTTAGATGCCAACCAATTAAAAATTGAGCTACGAGTATTTAATATTTTAGATCAGCAACTATCTGTTCGACGCATTAGCCAGAATGATATGATTTTGGAGAGTAGAGCCAATACATTAGGACGTTATATAATGCTCTCTGCTCGATACAAAATCACACAAGTAGGAGCTAAAAATCCTGATGATGGCATTCAGTTGATTGAGGAATAA